The Erinaceus europaeus chromosome 16, mEriEur2.1, whole genome shotgun sequence genome includes a window with the following:
- the LOC103112268 gene encoding olfactory receptor 4F6-like isoform X2: protein MDEANHSTVYEFVFLGLSNSWEIQLLLFFFSSMFYLASLMGNLLIVLAVTSDARLQSPMYFLLANLSIIDLIFCSSTTPKMIYDLLRKHKTISFAGCITQIFFIHAVGGTEMVPLIAMAFDRYIAICKPLHYLTIMSPFRCVLFLVTSWMIGIIHSVTQLAFVVDLPFCGPNELDSFFCDLPRFIKLACTETYALGFMVTANSGFISVITFLILIISYVFILVTVQKTSSVSISKAVSTLSAHVAVVVLFFGPLIFFYIWPFPISHMDKFLAIFDAVITPFLNPVIYTFRNKEMKVAIKRLCTQLIFIKIS, encoded by the exons ATGGATGAAGCCAATCACTCTACGGTATATGAGTTTGTGTTCCTGGGACTTTCCAATTCCTGGGAAATCCagctcctcctatttttcttttcctctatgtTCTACTTGGCCAGCCTGATGGGAAACCTCCTCATTGTGCTAGCTGTGACCTCTGATGCTCGTTTACAGTCTCCCATGTACTTTCTACTGGCCAACCTTTCCATCATTGACTTGATATTCTGTTCTTCCACAACGCCCAAGATGATCTACGATCTTTTAAGAAAGCACAAAACCATCTCTTTTGCAGGCTGTATCACTCAAATCTTTTTTATCCATGCAGTTGGGGGCACTGAGATGGTGCCCCTCATAGCCATGGCCTTTGACAGGTATATTGCCATATGTAAGCCTCTCCATTACCTAACCATCATGAGCCCATTCAGATGCgttttatttttagttacttCCTGGATGATTGGCATTATTCATTCAGTGACTCAGTTGGCTTTTGTTGTAGACTTGCCTTTCTGTGGGCCTAATGAATTAGACAGCTTTTTTTGTGACCTTCCTCGATTTATTAAACTTGCTTGCACAGAGACTTATGCATTGGGATTCATGGTTACTGCAAATAGTGGCTTTATTTCTGTGATCACCTTTTTAATTCTGATCAtctcttatgtttttattttggtgacTGTTCAGAAAACATCTTCAGTTAGCATATCCAAGGCCGTCTCCACTCTGTCAGCTCATGTTGCTGTGGTGGTTCTATTCTTTGGGCCACTGATCTTTTTCTATATATGGCCATTTCCCATATCACATATGGATAAgtttcttgccatctttgatgCAGTTATCACTCCTTTTCTAAATCCAGTCATCTACACTTTTAGGAATAAAGAGATGAAGGTAGCAATAAAGAGACTATGCACTCA ATTGATTTTCATAAAGATTTCATAA
- the LOC103112268 gene encoding olfactory receptor 4F6-like isoform X1, with the protein MDEANHSTVYEFVFLGLSNSWEIQLLLFFFSSMFYLASLMGNLLIVLAVTSDARLQSPMYFLLANLSIIDLIFCSSTTPKMIYDLLRKHKTISFAGCITQIFFIHAVGGTEMVPLIAMAFDRYIAICKPLHYLTIMSPFRCVLFLVTSWMIGIIHSVTQLAFVVDLPFCGPNELDSFFCDLPRFIKLACTETYALGFMVTANSGFISVITFLILIISYVFILVTVQKTSSVSISKAVSTLSAHVAVVVLFFGPLIFFYIWPFPISHMDKFLAIFDAVITPFLNPVIYTFRNKEMKVAIKRLCTQFIKYSEIS; encoded by the coding sequence ATGGATGAAGCCAATCACTCTACGGTATATGAGTTTGTGTTCCTGGGACTTTCCAATTCCTGGGAAATCCagctcctcctatttttcttttcctctatgtTCTACTTGGCCAGCCTGATGGGAAACCTCCTCATTGTGCTAGCTGTGACCTCTGATGCTCGTTTACAGTCTCCCATGTACTTTCTACTGGCCAACCTTTCCATCATTGACTTGATATTCTGTTCTTCCACAACGCCCAAGATGATCTACGATCTTTTAAGAAAGCACAAAACCATCTCTTTTGCAGGCTGTATCACTCAAATCTTTTTTATCCATGCAGTTGGGGGCACTGAGATGGTGCCCCTCATAGCCATGGCCTTTGACAGGTATATTGCCATATGTAAGCCTCTCCATTACCTAACCATCATGAGCCCATTCAGATGCgttttatttttagttacttCCTGGATGATTGGCATTATTCATTCAGTGACTCAGTTGGCTTTTGTTGTAGACTTGCCTTTCTGTGGGCCTAATGAATTAGACAGCTTTTTTTGTGACCTTCCTCGATTTATTAAACTTGCTTGCACAGAGACTTATGCATTGGGATTCATGGTTACTGCAAATAGTGGCTTTATTTCTGTGATCACCTTTTTAATTCTGATCAtctcttatgtttttattttggtgacTGTTCAGAAAACATCTTCAGTTAGCATATCCAAGGCCGTCTCCACTCTGTCAGCTCATGTTGCTGTGGTGGTTCTATTCTTTGGGCCACTGATCTTTTTCTATATATGGCCATTTCCCATATCACATATGGATAAgtttcttgccatctttgatgCAGTTATCACTCCTTTTCTAAATCCAGTCATCTACACTTTTAGGAATAAAGAGATGAAGGTAGCAATAAAGAGACTATGCACTCAGTTTATAAAGTACAGTGAAATATCTTAA
- the LOC103112267 gene encoding olfactory receptor 4F15, whose amino-acid sequence MASEVMGRTNHSIVSEFVFLGLTNSWEIQLLLLVFSVLLYFASMMGNIAIVFTVTLDTHLHSPMYFLLANLSVIDMLFCSITAPKMICDIFKKHKSISFGGCFTQIFFSHAVGGSEMVLLIAMAFDRYVAICKPLRYLTIMSPNMCLCFLITSWIIGLIHSLVQLVFVVDLPFCGPNILDSFYCDLPRLLRLACTNTQELQFMVTINSGFISVGSFALLIISYIFILFTVWKHSSGGLSKALSTLSAHITVVVLFFGPLMFFYTWPSPTSHLDKYLAIFDAFITPFLNPVIYTFRNKEMNVAIRRLYSRFMHYRKIS is encoded by the coding sequence ATGGCATCTGAGGTAATGGGTAGAACCAATCATTCAATTGTATCAGAATTTGTGTTCCTGGGACTTACTAATTCATGGGAGATTCAGCTCCTCCTTTTGGTCTTCTCCGTTTTGCTCTACTTTGCAAGCATGATGGGCAACATTGCCATTGTATTCACGGTGACCTTGGATACTCACCTGCACTCCCCCATGTATTTCCTCCTGGCAAACCTCTCGGTCATTGATATGTTATTTTGTTCCATCACAGCCCCTAAAATGATCTGTGATATTTTCAAGAAGCACAAATCCATCTCCTTTGGTGGATGTTTTACTCAGATCTTCTTTAGCCATGCTGTTGGGGGCAGTGAGATGGTGCTGCTCATAGCCATGGCTTTTGACAGATATGTGGCGATATGTAAACCCCTCCGCTACCTGACCATCATGAGCCCAAACATGTGTCTATGTTTTTTAATCACTTCCTGGATTATTGGCCTAATCCACTCATTGGTTCAATTAGTTTTTGTGGTAGATTTGCCTTTTTGTGGCCCTAATATACTGGACAGTTTCTACTGTGACCTTCCTCGACTCCTTAGGCTTGCCTGCACAAACACCCAAGAACTGCAGTTCATGGTCACTATAAATAGTGGATTCATTTCTGTGGGTTCCTTTGCCTTGCTGATCATCTCTTACATCTTCATTTTGTTTACTGTTTGGAAACATTCTTCTGGTGGTTTATCCAAGGCCTTGTCTACTTTGTCAGCTCATATAACTGtggtggttttgttttttgggCCACTGATGTTTTTCTACACATGGCCTTCTCCCACATCACACTTGGATAAATATCTTGCTATTTTTGATGCATTTATTACTCCTTTTCTAAATCCAGTCATCTATACCTTCAGGAACAAAGAGATGAATGTGGCAATAAGGAGATTATATAGTCGTTTTATGCATTACCGGAAAATTTCTTAA